In Thunnus thynnus chromosome 11, fThuThy2.1, whole genome shotgun sequence, the following proteins share a genomic window:
- the slc5a3b gene encoding sodium/myo-inositol cotransporter yields MGPLMETADIAVVALYFVLVLVIGFFAMWKANRSTVTGYFLAGRSMTWIVIGASLFVSNIGSEHFIGLAGSGAASGFAVGAWEFNALLLLQLLGWVFVPVYIHSGVYTMPEYLSKRYGGNRLKVYFAFLSVLLYIFTKLSVDLYAGALFIQESLGWNLYVSIVLLISMTALLTVTGGLVAVLYTDALQAVLMIGGALTLTIISLVKVGGLEGVRTKYMQAVPNVSAIIATGNFSYSPSCRIEPKPNSLRILRGPLDEDIPWPGFLLGQTPASIWYWCADQVIVQRVLAAKNIAHAKCSTLMAGFLKILPMFVIVIPGMISRIMFADEIACIGPEHCMAVCGSQAGCSNIAYPRLVMAVMPVGLRGLMMAVMIAALMSDLDSIFNSASTIFTLDIYKSVRRAATSRELLMVGRMFVVLMVAISIAWVPVIIEMQGGQTYLYIQEVAGYLTPPIAALFLLGVFWKRCNEKGAFWGGMTGFTLGATRLILAFIYRQPRCDQPDTRPAFIVHVHYMYVAAGLFWISGLVAVVVSLITSPPDEEQVRTTTVWGLRNIERVPIKDKEEMYRLTEKSHCNGDGSLHKEMPPDVRNERCLDGADVKLLVPSTDHDPTTPSTEASPAITPAERFGNGKIEMIRAEEGCPTNGVTSRCIRLLDCFCGFKEGSQSAQQKVVQDDARLIAEMLYEPPRVKLLLNLGLVFVCSVGIFMFVYFSL; encoded by the coding sequence atgGGTCCTTTAATGGAAACGGCTGACATAGCAGTGGTTGCACTGTATTTTGTCCTGGTGCTTGTCATCGGGTTTTTTGCCATGTGGAAAGCCAATCGCAGCACTGTGACTGGCTACTTCCTGGCTGGACGTTCCATGACATGGATAGTGATAGGTGCATCACTCTTCGTCAGTAACATTGGCAGTGAACATTTCATAGGCCTGGCTGGATCAGGAGCAGCAAGTGGCTTTGCTGTCGGAGCATGGGAGTTTAATGCACTTCTACTTCTGCAATTGCTTGGCTGGGTGTTTGTCCCCGTGTATATCCACTCTGGAGTCTACACCATGCCTGAATACCTGTCGAAACGCTACGGTGGAAACAGGCTGAAGGTTTACTTTGCTTTCTTGTCTGTGTTGCTTTACATTTTTACCAAACTTTCTGTGGACTTGTATGCTGGAGCTCTCTTTATTCAGGAGTCCCTTGGTTGGAACCTTTATGTGTCTATTGTCCTGCTCATCAGTATGACTGCACTGCTCACTGTCACTGGTGGTTTGGTGGCAGTGTTGTACACAGATGCCCTTCAGGCAGTGTTGATGATTGGTGGAGCCCTTACCTTAACCATCATCAGTCTAGTGAAAGTTGGTGGACTAGAGGGTGTCAGGACTAAGTACATGCAGGCAGTTCCCAATGTTTCTGCTATTATTGCCACTGGAAACTTCTCTTACTCTCCCTCCTGCCGCATTGAGCCCAAGCCCAACTCTCTACGCATCCTTCGTGGTCCTCTGGATGAAGACATCCCTTGGCCAGGCTTCCTTCTTGGCCAAACCCCTGCATCTATTTGGTACTGGTGTGCAGACCAGGTCATTGTTCAGAGAGTACTAGCAGCAAAGAACATAGCTCACGCTAAGTGCTCAACACTAATGGCTGGATTTCTCAAGATCCTGCCTATGTTTGTAATAGTCATTCCAGGCATGATCTCCCGGATCATGTTTGCAGATGAGATAGCCTGCATCGGGCCAGAGCACTGCATGGCAGTGTGTGGCTCTCAGGCCGGCTGCTCAAACATTGCCTACCCTCGCCTGGTCATGGCTGTGATGCCTGTGGGACTCAGGGGTCTGATGATGGCAGTGATGATCGCTGCCCTGATGAGCGATCTCGACTCGATCTTCAACAGCGCAAGCACCATCTTCACCCTGGATATCTACAAAAGTGTTCGGAGAGCGGCAACTTCACGCGAGTTGCTGATGGTGGGACGCATGTTTGTTGTGCTCATGGTGGCAATCAGTATAGCCTGGGTCCCCGTCATTATTGAAATGCAAGGTGGACAGACATACCTTTACATCCAGGAAGTTGCTGGCTACCTCACTCCACCAATCGCCGCCCTCTTCTTGCTAGGAGTGTTCTGGAAACGGTGTAATGAAAAAGGGGCATTTTGGGGAGGCATGACAGGTTTCACACTTGGCGCGACACGACTTATCCTAGCATTCATCTACCGCCAGCCTCGCTGTGACCAGCCAGATACTAGACCTGCCTTTATTGTTCATGTCCACTACATGTATGTGGCTGCAGGGCTGTTCTGGATTTCAGGGCTGGTAGCTGTGGTGGTCAGTCTCATCACCTCTCCACCAGATGAGGAGCAGGTTCGCACCACCACAGTCTGGGGGCTCCGCAACATTGAAAGAGTTCCCATAAAGGACAAAGAAGAAATGTACAGGCTGACTGAGAAGAGCCATTGCAATGGCGATGGAAGCCTCCACAAAGAAATGCCTCCAGATGTCAGAAACGAGAGATGTCTAGATGGGGCAGATGTCAAACTGCTGGTCCCATCTACTGACCACGACCCAACAACCCCAAGTACAGAAGCATCCCCTGCAATTACCCCTGCTGAACGATTTGGTAATGGAAAGATAGAGATGATCCGAGCAGAGGAAGGCTGCCCCACTAATGGGGTGACTAGCAGGTGCATACGTTTACTGGACTGTTTTTGTGGATTTAAGGAGGGATCACAGAGCGCTCAGCAAAAAGTGGTGCAAGATGATGCAAGACTCATCGCAGAGATGCTTTATGAGCCACCTAGAGTCAAACTTCTCCTCAACTTGGGTCTGGTATTCGTCTGCTCTGTCGGTAtcttcatgtttgtttatttctcattGTAG